The region TGGCATCTTGAATTCTGaactactgtactggctaggatacattctataaatgacaaagcacttttgtaagttgctctggataagagcatctgccaaattctgtaaatgtaaacataatacACTCgcaaataatacaaatttgaTATTTCATAACAAGCAAACAGTCACCAACAAGTGCCCAACCAAAGGGGCTGGTTTTTCAGGATTACAACTTCCAGCTAATGCCTCAAGTCCAAGATCGGAGGATTTTTTGGGGTCAGTTTTACAAGTATACAAACATATCACAAATAATGGAGGCAAATTGGTGAAAAACACATCtaaggtttttgtttggtttcaaGGTATAACTTTTGTTGGTCTCCGAAAATTGAAGCTGTGTTGTAGAATTTTTTAACACATGCCCTGTCCTCTAATTCTCTCCAGAACAAAGTGGCAGCAAACATAGGAAAAAGGATGGAACCCAACATTCTGAAGAATGTTGGGTTCATTCTGAAGAACTTGATTGAGTTTATTAGCATAATGATTATTTACTTTGAAATGTTTATAGAATTTGATTGTGCAATTGTTCTCATTGAATATGGGAAATGAGGAAATCTGCATGTCTGATGAGTTGATTGAATTGATGACAATTACAGTGCTTATGCATTTTAGTTCACTAAcatgtgctttttttccattgccagagtataaaataatttgcatGTAACATCTAAAAATGACTGTCTCACTTTTACAAAGAAACGGGTCCAATCTAGGTGGAGACTGACTTGTTGGTAAGCGGCATCTTCCTGTAAGGTGGAGATGTAAGGTTAGCTACTTTAGACTTTACAAGTACACTAATAAGAATGATTCACAAGAGGACATACTGTTTTGATAGCCATTGCCAGCACCTCTtggtgtgtcttgtgtgtcttacTGTACCATATACCCTGAATACAACAGTAAACATTCCACTTTTAGATTACACTGCAATGCACACAAGATGGAACATTAACTATGGAGTTGCAGGATTAGGGGTGTGGACTGGATTATTGCATATAACAGCAGATAACAGATTTCTTATTCATGCACAGGTGAGCATTTAAAGTGATGTCTATGGTACTGAGAGATGTAATGCAAAAAGTAAATCTGTCCAACTACAATACATAATCAAGCTGCAGATAAATCAACTGAAGGTAAATCTACaatttcttatttcttatctTCTTATTTTTCTCTATTCAAATTTTCCACCTCTCTGAAAGAATATTCAGAGTCAGTACAGACTTTAGtgattgttttcttctttttttgaaaaaactTTTATCCAAATATTACAGGCTGAAATAATTACCAACATCCCTGTAAGAGCATAATGTAATTCCAGGGTcaattgtgtgcatgtgctctgtAATAGCAAATGTTAATGTCACACAGGTACACAATCACTCTCACGAATGGTTCATACACATGGAGGTATCAAAAGAACCTCAGTGGAGCATGAAAGGACACTAGCTAATAAACACTAACCTGGTTTCCAGGGGATAAGTGAGTTGATGTTGAACCCAGCTGGTATACAACAATGACATTTCCCTTCATTTGATTTATTGGTGTGATTCAGGTAACCATGTAAATTGTCTGATCACATGCCCAAAGCCCCACAAGCACTGGGTCTGTTTTAACATGTGTGCTTTCATACCCCAAGAAATGGTCCCTTTTCAATAAGCTTGGTGTTTATGAACTGAGATTTGcaagtacatttttattttcttacccTTGGGGTGAAaacttatttttttccttttaaaaacatttacaagatTAACAAATAGTAATCTGTTTTGATTTGTAGTTTGGTAAATGCGGAACATCCGGTTATTGTCTCTCTCAAACTAGATTCTAAAGATTCTTGGTTTACAGAGTGAGCATATAAATACCTTGTTAAagagaaatgttatttttctaaaCCATTGTAAATGAACATGTTAATGAATTAcacatgatcatttaaaaataatatcagATGTAATGCAATTTTCATTATTACAATTGGGTTGTAAAgatttatttatcaaataacTTCTACAAAAAGTGTGACAAAATAAGCTTGGAAGAACATTGTATACTTCTTGGaacaagtattttaaaaaagatccagtaaaagttaaaatgtttcCTAGGCAATCAAATAGGGGATTGAAATATTTCATGTGAGAATGATAAACATTGAACAGTTTAATGTTTCCACAATGAGTCTTTATTGTACCTTTATTTGAGACTTCTAAACAATTGAAGCAGGCACTTCCAGTGACCTGTGGAGACAGGACTGTTAATATCCTgctataaaaaacaaagatggaCATAAGAATGGATTGCAAGATTAGCTGATTGTATTCAAAGTGAATGGCCCTCAGTGGTGCCAGGTGAGATGTTTTTATAAGGAATGCTGCCATAGTGCGATGATCCCAggcagttacatttatataattaatattatgatAGTTAATTTATATGAAGTGAAGTGATGCCCTTTTCGCTGATgccaaacaaaatattaaaagtaagtTTAGTTGTACATGTTACAGcaatactttaaaatgtttcaagtAAGGAAGAGGTAATATTTCTGGGAACAGCTTGAGCTCAgaatatattctaaaatgtaaagGTTATTAATATCCAAGCTTGTCTTTGCTGGTACACTGCAGGTGCTTAGGAACATGCACAGCAAGTATGTGATGACCTTCAATAGCCAAACCATATGTAAACTCTCGCTTTCTTTGGTTtacataaatacaatttaaacaCTTAAATGCATCAAAACAGACTCAGCTGAATACATTGTCCTTGATTTATTAAGAAAAACTATTTTCTTCCTGAGCTGTATAAGAATTCAGAGAGGAGGCCTGAATGGCGACTGAGTGACTGAGATGACATGCCAGTGTCTTCACATTGGCTAGTACAGCAGCTCAAAAGCATGAACTGATGTAATGTTGCCCTTGTGATATTGTGGTGACATGAGGATTCCACAGTTAGAAATTTCATGaccataaatattcatttttcattgtgtctgtttctctaaTAAGAGTATTTTAAAAGTCAGTTAAACATATTGTCTTCATGTTCTTATTTCTGTTCCGAATTTAACATCTTTTTATCCTTTTGAAAAAGTATCTACTTTTTATACCTTGGGCAATTTTTAAATTGTAGATTTTCAGAAATTCTTCTGGCCCTAAAATGAAAAGGCTGAGACACGGATAAGAATTCGGGCGTTCATTTGAGCACACGTGATATGTCTCGTTCAGCGCATGCTAATAACCCTCTTCAGACAGAAGCGCGACCTGCAGAATGGAGTTTTTCTACTTTAGTCACTTTTTAgagtaattttattttctacacATTTACTGTTATAGGGTCGAGTATTCTGGTGCTCATGCTTTGTTTGAATTtgtataaaatgattttttttatcatgcgattgcttaattacattttcaaatatatcaAATGTATCAGAAACCTATGTGTAAAAGAAAGAAGTTAAGTAAAAATATTTGAGATTGCGAGATATAGAAAAATCCACAATTCCACGATAATTAGTTGATATTTCCTTTGTATAAGGGATTGCATAGGTAAGACCCCGATCAATAGATGTGTGGCATACGGACATCTAGTGGAAGTGATGGGTAAGTTTCTTTGCCGATCTTTTGCGAATATGTAAGGGTATAAATATCGTGACGTTGCTCATTCTGAGCGCGCTTagcgagagagaaaatagaGGCTTTGCATCACTTCGAGGAATTTATTTTGCGTTTATGTTAGTTATAAAACTGGCTGCAGCATGCACAACCACTGTAAGTAGCCAGAGTCATAGACATTTTCAAGTAGTACATTTCAGGTAGTAAATCTTgttgaaatatatttatatgtctgtatttttaaaaatggtaattggTTTACTTCGACCATTATATCTGAAATAACAGGTTACGATTATAGAGGTTCTTCACATTTTTAACTTGAATCATCTAGATTTTTTAGTTTGCTTCGTTGGACGAGTGATTTCTTTTGGTATAATAAGTTGCAAAGGGATTGTTTTGGATACCAAATATGCATGAAGAAACAGTATTATCTGTTTAGGATAATCCTTGCGTTCTGTAGAGAAGTAAGTGAGGATACAGTAGTGGCATTATGGAAGAACTCTTCAAGGATCAGTACTTTTTGTCTTTCAATGATTCATGGAAAAATTCTACTTTGGGGAACGAAACTGACAGGTTAAACCAAACAGTGAACCCCCTAAAACGAAATGAAGAGGTAGCAAAAGTGGAGGTTGCAGTATTGGCCTTAATCTTGCTTTTTGCTCTCGCCGGCAACATATGTGTTCTGGTTGCTATCCATACAGCCAAACACAGTAAATCTCGCATGTATTACTTCATGAAGCATCTCAGCATTGCGGACCTAGTGGTGGCTATCTTCCAGGTCCTGCCTCAACTTATCTGGGACATTACTTTCCGCTTCTATGGACCGGACATCCTCTGCAGGTTGGTGAAATACCTTCAAATAGTCGGAATGTTTGCCTCGACTTACATGCTTGTACTGATGTCAATAGACAGGTGCCTGGCTATCTGCCAACCACTAAGCTCTTTGCATAAAAGAAAGGACCGGTTTTATGTCATTTTCTCCTGGGTCCTCAGCTTGCTTTTCAGTGTCCCACAAGTTTACATCTTTCAACTGAGAGAGGTTGGATCCGGCGTATATGACTGCTGGGGAGACTTTGTACAGCCCTGGGGAGCCAAAGCATACATCACTTGGATAAGCCTCACTATCTACATTATTCCAGTTGCCATACTAAGCATTTGCTACGGACtaataagttttaaaatatgGCAGAACTTTAAACTGAAAACTAAGCGAGATGAGTGCATTACACTGACCCCAACAGCATCGAAAAGCAACACGCTCGCGCGAGTGAGCAGCGTCAGACTCATCTCCAAGGCAAAGATCACGACCGTTAAAATGACGTTTGTGATTGTCATGGCGTATATCGTGTGCTGGACTCCGTTTTTCTTCGTACAGATGTGGTCAGCTTGGGACCCTGCAGCGCCCAGGGAGGGTAAGTTCTTGTCCCAGTGCGAGAATCGGGTGCCATTTCTTTTACACGGTAGCGTAGAACGTCGTTTCGCACAGCGCATACACCGTAGCATCAGTCCTCTGTGGTCTGGTAAGAAAGACACGTCGAGGTTGCTGGCATATTCATAACCTGAAGTCTAAATTCAGTGGCAGTACAGAAGTTTGTCAAGTCACTTTCCACCATGCGGGAGCTGCGACTCAATGGCTCTCTGATGCGACATTTTATTGTCTTCAGACGTAAACAGTGAGAATTTAACAACTCTGTCATCGAGAAGCCTGTAGGTTTTCTTTATCTGAAATTTAACAAAACACGACTAAATCAAGCGGTTCATCATTGTTTTTATgtcttaaatattaaataaaagcaaataaagaaaaatgatttattcTAAACAATTCTAAATGTTCACTCCATTAAGTGCACTGTACAACACTACAGAATAGGTTATTCACGATTCTGACACCTCATCATGATGGAGGAGAATGTAAAGAACATCTGAATTCACATTCTAAATGCTATCACAGTCAGTTCATGTTTTAAGAATACAGATAAGCTAAAGCCGGGGTGGgcgtgggtggggggtggggtgtttcAAAGATTAATGCTGTATATTTAATGTTCAGTGTAAATTTCACACTTTACCGTTACCCCATTTGGTGTACTTCAACTCTTTTACATATAATTTAGACGAAATAGTGTTTGGTTTATTGTCTTCATAGGCAGGGGTGTATATAAAGTTGCGACTTAACGGTTTCCCCAGAGAATGCTTATTTCTGAACAGCTGTGACGTCGATCACTTGCATGATGGATATTTAACATTCATATCACTCCGCATAGGCTGTACAGCAACTGTTCCATAAAACACCACAGCGGCCTTGGGCAAaccattaattaatatttaattaattcattcgATTAATATTGAGCAATaagaaattaataataataactaaatttaattaattaatattgaTCAGAACTGCGCCATTAAATCATGACTGTCTGGAGCATGCGAAATTATTAATGTTCTACAGTATCTCACCTATTGATGATTTTCTAAAATGGTAACCACTAATTCGGTTttgatttttcagtttatagCTTCTGCTAATGTTTGGTCAAAGCCAGTGTGTTTGTATAATtcaagttcatttaaaaatatgaacttgctacatgaaaaaaaaaatatattggtCATCagtgttgtttattattttgtcagTTTAGATCTGTAAAGAAAGTTAGAGGACCTTTTATAATCTCTTATTACATCACACCAATATTCATGTGTGGGCCATGAACACCAACTAAAATACATGCCCAACAACCACATTCCTCAGTTATAATCACAATTTCACAAAATGTGTTGTAATTAATAGTAtcataaattataattatacatatatgcTTTTTATACTCCAGTCTTATTGGAGGTGTCACAGTATAGTTACACTGGATATTCTGTATATTGTttgatttaaatgatttttgttaATGGTTACGCAAGTTGGTCCATTGAACCTATTTAATCATATCTCAGGAAGACTACCAGGTTAGAAGTCCATGTATTCAGTAATGACAGGCATGAAGCATGCATGATCTCTGTTGATGTATGGGGTGCAAAATGATTTCTGAGGTGCAGCATCCAGAAAAGAGCTGAGTCTAAATCAAACATTATTATCCAGGTGGATTTCTAATTACTCTTAATCAATTTAGAATCCTtccaaaacctttaaaaatgaaGTATGAGGTTATAACTTTAATAGGTTGTTTTTGTGTCACCAGTGGGTATTTCTTCCATTCAGAGGAAGGTCAGTAAATGTCTAAAGGAAATCATGTGCCTAACCACATCATGAGGTGTTTTAGAAAGTTTAAAATTGGGGTTGTTGGAAATCTCTGGTTGTGTGTTGTACAAGAGGTACAAATTACACCTAAATATGTTATGCAATATAAGAACAATTTGATGTTTCTGAATAGAATGAACAGACCAGACTGTgatgtattatatttttaaaggtaAATGCAGACTGTCACTAAAACTGGATGCCAAACTTTCTAAAACAACATACAAATCTTCAGTCCTGGGAATATTCCCAGTGATCTTCTGGCCAGTCTGTGGGCCAGTGAAACAAGACTaatatgaatgtgtctgtgttctcaTATCAGTCATGCACACCATAGaataaaaatactgaattattttacagcatttattgaCATTGTTATAAAGGAATGTGAAATCAAAGTCATTTGCTAAATCTGCTGCTTCTGTGGCGTAAGACTGGTTAAGTGTTGATGTTGCCCAAGTCTTGAGTGATTTTCTAATATGACCGGATGGTATGACTACATCATAATGTCCACCAATTGAATTGCATTGATTAACATGCAGGAATTATCTAGATTGGAAATGAATAACTGTTGGATTTAGCGGCATCATGAATAACCGTGTTGGGTTTAGCGGTGTCATGAATAACTGTGCTATGTTTAGCGGTCTCATGAAGAATTATGTTGGGTTTAGTGGTGTCATGAATAACTGTTGGGTTTAACAGCATCATGAATAACTGTTGTGAGTTTAGCGGCATCATGAATAACTTGGGTTTAATGGTGTCATGAATAACTGTGTTGGGCTTGGCGATGTGATGGCA is a window of Electrophorus electricus isolate fEleEle1 chromosome 3, fEleEle1.pri, whole genome shotgun sequence DNA encoding:
- the oxtr gene encoding oxytocin receptor — its product is MEELFKDQYFLSFNDSWKNSTLGNETDRLNQTVNPLKRNEEVAKVEVAVLALILLFALAGNICVLVAIHTAKHSKSRMYYFMKHLSIADLVVAIFQVLPQLIWDITFRFYGPDILCRLVKYLQIVGMFASTYMLVLMSIDRCLAICQPLSSLHKRKDRFYVIFSWVLSLLFSVPQVYIFQLREVGSGVYDCWGDFVQPWGAKAYITWISLTIYIIPVAILSICYGLISFKIWQNFKLKTKRDECITLTPTASKSNTLARVSSVRLISKAKITTVKMTFVIVMAYIVCWTPFFFVQMWSAWDPAAPREAMPFIISMLLASLNSCCNPWIYMCFAGHLFHDLKQNLLCCPAIYLKSSHCRCNLEHGSSRKSNSSTYAMKSTSSQRSITQTSTT